The following proteins are co-located in the Paludibaculum fermentans genome:
- the lepB gene encoding signal peptidase I — protein sequence MPFFESPFTRRTLLLGGCAAAVLLLATPFVARAFVVPGASMESTILVGDHLIVGRLHSPPRLGDLVSFHPPQSPEQSFIKRVAGLPGDRLHFVNKVLFRNGEAVNEPYVQHSTSFVDPYRDNFPSEPNFPLPDSGKKMLAEHLVNGEIVVPAGCYFVLGDNRDNSLDSRYWGFVSETALQGTPLMVYWSKDPNGGTRWSRTFQPLK from the coding sequence ATGCCATTCTTCGAATCCCCGTTTACCCGCCGCACCCTGCTGCTGGGGGGCTGCGCCGCGGCTGTGTTGCTACTGGCTACTCCGTTCGTCGCCCGAGCCTTTGTGGTGCCGGGCGCTTCCATGGAATCCACGATTCTCGTGGGTGACCACCTGATTGTCGGGCGGCTGCACTCTCCGCCAAGGCTGGGTGACCTGGTCTCGTTCCACCCGCCACAGAGTCCGGAACAGAGCTTCATCAAGCGCGTTGCCGGTTTGCCCGGCGACCGGCTTCACTTTGTGAACAAGGTACTCTTCCGCAACGGCGAGGCGGTGAACGAGCCTTATGTGCAGCACAGCACATCCTTCGTCGACCCATACCGGGACAACTTCCCCTCCGAGCCGAACTTCCCGCTGCCCGATTCAGGGAAGAAGATGCTGGCGGAGCATCTCGTGAACGGGGAGATCGTGGTTCCGGCCGGCTGCTATTTCGTGTTGGGCGACAACAGAGACAACTCGCTCGACAGCCGGTATTGGGGGTTTGTCTCCGAGACGGCGCTGCAGGGGACGCCGCTGATGGTGTACTGGTCGAAGGATCCTAACGGCGGCACGCGCTGGTCGCGAACCTTCCAACCGCTAAAATAA